A genome region from Pseudomonas anguilliseptica includes the following:
- a CDS encoding heavy-metal-associated domain-containing protein — translation MTTFEVKDMTCGHCIKTITQAVLTVDPTAKVQIDLSSHRVQIESVSAEAELSHAIVKAGYSPIAKTAEEAFSTPIKTKSRGCCCH, via the coding sequence ATGACGACCTTCGAAGTAAAAGACATGACCTGTGGACACTGTATAAAAACCATTACCCAGGCTGTACTGACCGTGGACCCAACCGCCAAGGTGCAAATAGACCTATCTTCTCACCGAGTCCAGATTGAGTCGGTAAGCGCCGAAGCTGAACTCAGCCATGCAATTGTGAAAGCGGGATACTCCCCTATCGCAAAAACGGCCGAGGAAGCTTTCTCCACGCCGATCAAGACGAAAAGTAGGGGTTGCTGCTGCCATTGA
- a CDS encoding transmembrane anchor protein, whose translation MFNTKLPTQSELPTSRQLLRSTVIAVAVAAALLVTMVMPSEYAIDPTGVGRLLGLTQMGEMKKTLAEEAAADAAVQPAAAPVAQAPAPVQPVVQEPVAAAPVAEPVAEPEPALKSDEVTVTLKPGEASEIKLEMLDKATVSYEWTTDGVPVNHDTHGEPYNGPKGYYHSYSKAKQITGDKGEFTAIFDGTHGWFWRNRSNQDVTITLKTKGEYLSVKRVI comes from the coding sequence ATGTTCAATACCAAGCTCCCGACCCAAAGCGAATTGCCTACCAGCCGCCAACTGTTGCGCTCCACCGTAATCGCCGTGGCTGTTGCCGCTGCCTTGCTGGTTACCATGGTGATGCCTTCGGAGTACGCCATCGACCCAACGGGCGTTGGCCGCTTACTCGGCCTGACCCAGATGGGCGAAATGAAGAAAACCCTGGCCGAAGAAGCGGCTGCGGATGCAGCGGTTCAGCCAGCTGCGGCTCCAGTCGCTCAAGCTCCCGCGCCTGTTCAGCCGGTAGTGCAAGAGCCTGTTGCAGCAGCACCTGTGGCCGAACCCGTAGCTGAGCCTGAGCCAGCCCTGAAGTCAGATGAAGTGACCGTCACGCTGAAGCCGGGCGAGGCCAGTGAAATCAAACTGGAGATGCTGGACAAGGCCACTGTCAGCTACGAGTGGACAACCGATGGTGTGCCGGTCAACCACGACACCCATGGCGAGCCCTACAACGGCCCCAAGGGCTACTACCACAGCTACAGCAAGGCCAAGCAGATCACGGGAGACAAAGGCGAGTTCACTGCCATCTTCGACGGCACCCACGGCTGGTTCTGGCGCAACCGCAGCAACCAAGACGTGACCATCACGCTCAAGACCAAGGGCGAGTACCTGAGCGTCAAACGCGTTATCTAA
- a CDS encoding HupE/UreJ family protein — protein MHSLSMGAIDASLVRPNRSLLLLLFMALLFLGMPDALAHAVAEGDKGFIQESSGVMVLPFIYMGAKHMITGYDHLLFLFGVIFFLYRLKDVGLYVTLFAVGHTVTLLLGVLAEINISSYVIDAIIGFSVVYKALDNLGAFQRWFGHQPNTKAATLIFGLLHGFGLATKIQEYEISADGLITNLIAFNVGVEIGQLLALSAILIVMGYWRRTASFWRHAYTANVAMMSAGFLLMGYQLTGLIVSQ, from the coding sequence ATGCATTCGCTATCTATGGGCGCAATAGACGCATCTCTCGTGCGCCCGAATCGCTCGTTACTGCTGCTGTTGTTTATGGCGCTGCTGTTTCTCGGCATGCCTGACGCACTGGCCCACGCTGTTGCCGAGGGCGACAAGGGCTTTATCCAGGAAAGCTCCGGGGTGATGGTGCTACCGTTTATCTACATGGGCGCTAAGCACATGATCACCGGCTACGACCATCTGCTGTTCCTCTTCGGGGTGATCTTCTTTCTCTACCGCCTGAAGGACGTGGGGCTCTACGTCACGCTGTTCGCCGTGGGTCACACCGTGACGCTGCTGCTGGGCGTACTGGCGGAAATCAACATCAGCTCCTACGTGATCGACGCCATCATCGGTTTCTCGGTGGTGTACAAGGCGCTGGATAACCTGGGCGCATTCCAGCGCTGGTTCGGCCACCAGCCGAACACCAAAGCGGCCACGCTGATCTTTGGCTTGCTGCATGGCTTTGGTCTGGCGACCAAGATTCAGGAGTACGAGATCTCGGCAGACGGCCTGATCACCAACCTGATCGCCTTCAACGTCGGCGTGGAAATCGGCCAGCTCCTGGCCCTGAGCGCCATCCTGATCGTCATGGGCTACTGGCGACGCACCGCCAGTTTCTGGCGCCATGCCTACACCGCCAACGTCGCCATGATGAGCGCCGGTTTCCTCTTGATGGGTTACCAACTCACCGGCCTGATCGTCTCTCAGTAA
- the mreA gene encoding metal-sensing transcriptional repressor MreA, with protein sequence MSDHEHGHQHQSHGDIIKRLKRAEGHLRSIVTMIEDSRACVDIAQQLHAVEKAVCQAKRVLIQDHIDHCLEHTVEALAIGERASLKDFKQITKYL encoded by the coding sequence ATGAGCGATCACGAACACGGCCACCAGCACCAAAGTCATGGCGACATCATCAAAAGGTTGAAGCGTGCGGAGGGCCACCTGCGCAGCATCGTCACCATGATCGAAGACAGCCGTGCCTGCGTCGACATCGCTCAGCAGCTGCATGCCGTGGAAAAAGCCGTCTGCCAGGCCAAGCGTGTGCTTATCCAAGACCATATCGACCACTGCCTGGAACACACCGTCGAAGCACTTGCGATAGGCGAGCGCGCATCACTCAAAGATTTCAAGCAAATCACCAAGTACCTCTGA
- a CDS encoding DUF3147 family protein — MAWLISKYFLTAVVVVVVSEVAKRSDKFGGLIAALPLITVLTLIWLNVENQPTEKIANHAWYTFWYVLPTLPMLLAFPMFLPRFGFWPALLIYIVATAACFGLFALCVRRFGIELL; from the coding sequence ATGGCATGGCTAATCAGCAAATATTTCCTGACCGCAGTCGTGGTGGTCGTGGTCTCGGAAGTCGCGAAGCGTAGCGACAAATTTGGTGGCCTGATTGCGGCGTTACCTCTGATCACCGTACTGACACTTATCTGGCTAAACGTTGAAAACCAGCCAACAGAAAAGATCGCTAACCATGCGTGGTACACCTTCTGGTACGTGTTGCCCACCTTGCCGATGCTACTCGCATTTCCCATGTTTTTGCCCCGCTTCGGCTTCTGGCCAGCTTTGCTGATCTACATCGTCGCCACCGCAGCTTGTTTCGGTTTGTTTGCCTTATGTGTCCGCCGTTTTGGCATCGAACTGCTATAA
- a CDS encoding IS5 family transposase has protein sequence MKQMTFADAEYAGKRKQTRKELFLIEMDRVVPWKGLIALIEPHYPKGEGGRPSYPLMAMLRVHLMQNWFGYSDPAMEEALYETTILRQFAGLTLERIPDETTILNFRRLLEKHELAAGILAVINGYLGDRGLSLRQGTIVDATLINAPSSTKNKNGKRDPEMHSTKKGNQYYFGMKAHIGVDDESGLVHSVVGTAANVADVTQVDKLLHGEENMVGADAGYTGVEKRPEHEGRQVIWQVAARRSTYKKLGKRSALYKAKRKIEKAKAQVRAKVEHPFRVIKRQFGYVKTRFRGLVKNTAQLVTLFALSNLWMARRHLLTNAGEVRP, from the coding sequence ATGAAGCAGATGACCTTCGCCGACGCCGAGTATGCCGGCAAGCGCAAGCAGACCCGCAAAGAATTGTTCCTGATCGAGATGGATCGGGTAGTGCCATGGAAAGGGTTGATCGCTTTGATCGAGCCGCATTATCCAAAGGGTGAAGGCGGCCGACCGTCCTATCCGCTGATGGCGATGCTGCGAGTGCATCTGATGCAAAACTGGTTCGGTTACAGCGATCCGGCGATGGAAGAGGCGCTGTACGAGACCACCATCCTACGCCAGTTTGCCGGGCTGACTCTGGAGCGCATTCCTGACGAAACCACCATCCTCAACTTCCGCCGCTTGCTGGAAAAACACGAACTGGCTGCCGGCATCCTGGCCGTGATCAATGGCTACCTGGGTGACCGTGGTTTGTCGCTGCGCCAAGGCACCATCGTCGATGCCACGCTGATCAACGCGCCGAGTTCAACCAAGAACAAGAACGGTAAGCGTGACCCTGAGATGCACTCAACCAAGAAAGGCAATCAGTATTACTTCGGCATGAAGGCGCACATCGGGGTGGATGACGAGTCTGGCTTGGTGCACAGCGTGGTGGGTACTGCCGCCAACGTGGCGGATGTCACCCAGGTCGATAAGCTGCTGCACGGCGAGGAAAACATGGTGGGGGCCGATGCCGGATATACCGGTGTCGAGAAGCGCCCCGAGCATGAGGGCCGTCAAGTGATCTGGCAGGTTGCAGCACGGCGTAGCACTTACAAGAAACTCGGTAAGCGCAGCGCGCTGTACAAAGCCAAGCGCAAAATCGAGAAGGCCAAGGCCCAAGTGCGAGCCAAGGTCGAGCATCCGTTTCGGGTGATCAAGCGTCAGTTCGGTTATGTGAAGACGCGCTTCCGTGGCCTGGTCAAAAACACGGCGCAACTGGTGACTTTATTCGCGCTGTCAAATCTGTGGATGGCGCGCCGACATTTACTGACGAATGCAGGAGAGGTGCGCCCGTAA
- a CDS encoding IS5 family transposase: MKQMTFADAEYAGKRKQTRKELFLIEMDQVVPWKGLIALIEPHYPKGEGGRPAYPLMAMLRVHLMQNWFGYSDPAMEEALYETTILRQFAGLSLERIPDETTILNFRRLLEKHELAAGILAVINGYLGDRGLSLRQGTIVDATLINAPSSTKNKDGKRDPEMHQTKKGNQYYFGMKAHIGVDDESGLVHSVIGTAANVADVTQVDKLLHGKENMVGADAGYTGVEKRPEHEGREVIWQIAARRSTYNTLSKRSALYKAKRKIEKAKAQVRAKVEHPFRVIKRQFGYVKTRFRGLAKNTAQLVTLFALSNLWMARRHLLTNAGEVRL; the protein is encoded by the coding sequence ATGAAGCAGATGACCTTCGCCGACGCCGAGTACGCCGGCAAGCGCAAGCAAACCCGCAAAGAGCTGTTCCTGATCGAGATGGATCAGGTTGTGCCGTGGAAGGGTTTGATTGCCTTGATCGAACCGCATTACCCCAAGGGTGAAGGCGGACGTCCAGCCTATCCGCTGATGGCGATGTTACGGGTTCATTTGATGCAGAACTGGTTCGGCTACAGCGACCCGGCGATGGAGGAGGCTCTGTACGAGACCACCATCCTGCGCCAGTTTGCGGGTCTGAGCCTGGAGCGCATTCCCGACGAAACCACCATCCTCAACTTCCGCCGATTGCTGGAGAAACACGAACTGGCTGCGGGCATCTTGGCCGTCATCAATGGCTATTTGGGTGACCGCGGTTTGTCATTGCGCCAAGGCACCATCGTCGATGCCACGCTGATCAATGCGCCGAGTTCGACCAAGAACAAGGACGGTAAGCGTGACCCGGAAATGCACCAGACCAAGAAGGGAAACCAGTATTACTTCGGCATGAAGGCGCACATCGGCGTCGATGACGAGTCGGGTTTAGTGCATAGCGTGATCGGCACGGCAGCCAATGTTGCAGACGTTACTCAGGTCGACAAGCTGCTACACGGCAAAGAAAACATGGTGGGTGCCGACGCGGGTTACACCGGCGTAGAGAAGCGGCCAGAACATGAAGGCCGTGAAGTGATCTGGCAGATCGCAGCCCGCCGCAGTACGTACAACACGTTGAGTAAGCGCAGCGCGCTGTACAAAGCCAAGCGCAAGATCGAGAAGGCCAAGGCGCAAGTTCGCGCCAAGGTCGAGCACCCGTTCCGGGTGATCAAGCGTCAGTTCGGTTATGTGAAGACGCGTTTCCGTGGCCTGGCCAAAAACACCGCACAACTGGTAACGCTGTTCGCCCTGTCGAACCTGTGGATGGCCCGTCGACATTTGCTGACGAATGCAGGAGAGGTGCGCCTGTAA
- a CDS encoding IS5 family transposase — MKQMTFADAEYAGKRKQTRKELFLIEMDRVVPWKGLIALIEPYYPKGEGGRPAYPLMAMLRVHLMQNWFGYSDPAMEEALYETTILRQFAGLSLERIPDETTILNFRRLLEKHELAAGILAVINGYLGDRGLSLRQGTIVDATLINAPSSTKNKDGKRDPEMHQAKKGNQYYFGMKAHIGVDDESGLVHSVVGTAANVADVTQVDKLLHGEENVVCADAGYTGVEKRPEHDGREVIWQVAARRSTYKKLGKSSPLYKAKRKIEKAKAQVRAKVEHPFRVIKRQFSYVKTRFRGLAKNTAQLVTLFALSNLWMARRHLLTNAGEVRL; from the coding sequence ATGAAGCAAATGACCTTCGCCGATGCCGAGTACGCCGGCAAACGCAAGCAGACCCGCAAAGAGTTGTTCCTGATCGAGATGGATCGGGTGGTGCCGTGGAAGGGTTTGATCGCACTGATCGAACCGTATTACCCCAAGGGTGAAGGCGGTCGGCCGGCCTATCCGCTGATGGCGATGCTACGTGTGCACCTGATGCAGAACTGGTTCGGCTACAGCGACCCGGCGATGGAAGAAGCGCTGTACGAGACCACCATCCTGCGGCAGTTCGCCGGGCTGAGTCTGGAACGTATCCCCGACGAAACCACCATCCTCAACTTCCGTCGTCTGCTGGAGAAACATGAGTTGGCTGCCGGCATCCTGGCCGTCATCAATGGCTATCTTGGCGACCGTGGCCTGTCGTTGCGCCAAGGCACCATCGTCGATGCCACGCTGATCAATGCGCCGAGTTCGACCAAGAACAAGGACGGCAAACGCGACCCAGAGATGCACCAGGCCAAGAAGGGCAACCAATACTACTTCGGCATGAAGGCGCACATTGGCGTGGATGACGAGTCGGGGCTGGTACACAGCGTGGTAGGCACGGCGGCCAACGTGGCGGATGTCACTCAGGTCGACAAGTTGCTGCACGGCGAGGAAAACGTGGTGTGCGCCGATGCGGGTTATACCGGCGTCGAAAAGCGCCCCGAACATGATGGGCGCGAGGTGATCTGGCAGGTTGCTGCCCGCCGCAGCACCTATAAGAAGCTGGGTAAGAGCAGCCCGCTGTACAAAGCCAAACGCAAGATCGAGAAGGCCAAGGCCCAGGTGCGCGCCAAGGTTGAGCACCCGTTCCGGGTGATCAAGCGTCAGTTCAGTTATGTAAAGACACGCTTCCGTGGCTTGGCCAAGAACACGGCGCAACTGGTGACGCTGTTCGCGCTGTCGAACCTGTGGATGGCACGCCGACATTTACTGACCAATGCAGGAGAGGTGCGCCTGTAA
- a CDS encoding CvfB family protein, whose protein sequence is MAVIGRMNSLQVVKHTDFGLYLDGGADGEILLPKRYIPSDTPSEVEDWLNVFIYLDSEDKLIATTEKPKVQVGEFASLKVVDINRVGLFLNWGLPKDLLLPHSEEKRPLQIGDYCVVHVFLDKRSKRITATARLDRYLDNVPANYTMGEEVDLLVAESTDMGFKAIINGKHWGLIHKNELFKFVRSGMQEKGFIKEVRADGKISLSLQPVGQEAASSLGEQILAKLREHDGVLKVNDKSSPEEIAGLFRVSKGNFKKAIGGLYKQGRIVIHEDRIELPSK, encoded by the coding sequence ATGGCGGTAATTGGACGAATGAATAGTTTGCAGGTCGTGAAGCACACCGACTTCGGCCTGTATCTGGATGGCGGCGCGGATGGCGAAATTCTATTGCCCAAACGCTATATCCCAAGCGATACCCCAAGTGAAGTGGAAGACTGGTTGAACGTCTTTATTTACTTGGACAGTGAAGACAAATTGATTGCCACCACGGAAAAACCAAAAGTTCAGGTGGGCGAATTTGCCAGTTTGAAAGTTGTGGATATAAATCGTGTGGGCCTATTCCTTAATTGGGGTTTGCCAAAAGACTTGTTGCTGCCGCACTCCGAAGAAAAACGCCCATTGCAGATCGGTGATTACTGCGTGGTGCATGTATTCCTCGATAAACGCAGCAAGCGCATCACCGCCACTGCACGCCTGGATCGTTACCTGGATAACGTGCCGGCCAACTACACGATGGGCGAGGAAGTCGACCTGTTGGTCGCCGAGTCCACTGATATGGGCTTCAAGGCCATTATCAATGGCAAGCACTGGGGCCTGATCCACAAGAACGAACTGTTCAAGTTTGTGCGCAGTGGCATGCAGGAAAAAGGCTTTATCAAGGAAGTGCGCGCCGACGGCAAAATCAGCCTGAGCCTGCAGCCAGTAGGTCAGGAAGCGGCCAGCAGCCTTGGTGAACAGATTCTGGCCAAACTGCGCGAGCACGATGGTGTACTCAAGGTGAATGACAAGAGTTCGCCTGAAGAAATTGCCGGGCTGTTTCGGGTCAGCAAGGGCAACTTCAAGAAAGCCATTGGTGGTTTGTACAAGCAGGGTCGCATCGTGATCCACGAAGACCGTATCGAACTGCCAAGCAAGTAA
- a CDS encoding LTA synthase family protein, with product MRVTCNWLRQPSSTLLALGLLIFALPLLSRYTLGWSHAYGYLSDLAIGSLLLVVLHQRSWLLNIALLLTWCVFTLSTAELVNAVGRMPEPADLQYLGDAQFVSHSTQGSGLSQPLLALAMAVLMALYLGLRSLQTPRRAEPLARAWLLLPLALFALHTAGQQFKPSEADQWLQFNLPHKLLAESTNGAQQHLADWLAGDEPSSPPDISGLNQLNLHGTPLLKQAGSARNVLIITLEGVTGAYLQASRQAIASSYAQDPMPRLSQWAERGMLTTDYVLHGHQTIRGLYAMLCGDYNKLDSGTPKGVELLNNPARSEQCLPAQLRERGLSTHFLQGAGLRFMAKDQIMPQMGFDKTLGRDWFKNKPYIEFPWGMDDKAYFEGALGYVQQLRKKRQPWMLTLLTVGTHQPYSAPQDYLDRHPSAKLAAIAYLDDAVADFLDALKKQGVMKDTLVIVTSDESHGLENVRLASAWGFNLLLSPEQAQLPAIKQGVYGHVDLTASVLDYFAFPVPSNIAGLSLLRDYATGRKIISYTNGLLRQHDGNGTLTECDFQNVCRRYTSPGFIAESAHYLGRFSGKPARLISQQAALLDQSLSNGGQAEQRYQFANLQPIKLKPSVSDDWADNLVGAQYLTLGANTQTTVTLKIRALRLDKQGATLQLKTKEYDRNVDLAIPQLPLLTRNKSVEVSFTFDNPQARKAFSFHLLGQGQGAIEIVDFSVSSTPLQSEEELLAAQEGLDEVAPTP from the coding sequence GTGCGCGTTACCTGCAATTGGCTGCGACAGCCTTCCAGCACCCTGCTTGCCCTCGGTTTGTTAATATTCGCCCTGCCGTTGCTTAGCCGCTACACGCTGGGCTGGTCGCATGCTTATGGCTATCTGTCTGACCTGGCGATCGGCAGCTTACTGCTGGTAGTTCTGCACCAACGCTCCTGGCTGCTGAACATTGCTCTGCTGCTGACCTGGTGCGTCTTTACCTTGAGCACCGCCGAGTTGGTCAATGCGGTGGGGCGCATGCCAGAGCCGGCCGACCTGCAATACCTGGGCGATGCGCAGTTCGTCAGCCATTCGACCCAGGGCAGCGGCTTGAGCCAGCCACTACTGGCGTTGGCCATGGCCGTGCTGATGGCGCTATACCTGGGCCTGCGCAGCTTACAAACACCGCGCCGCGCCGAGCCGCTTGCACGCGCCTGGCTGCTGCTACCGCTGGCACTGTTTGCCCTGCATACAGCCGGCCAGCAATTCAAACCCAGCGAAGCTGACCAGTGGTTGCAGTTCAACCTGCCGCACAAGCTGCTGGCGGAAAGTACCAATGGCGCCCAGCAACACCTGGCCGACTGGTTGGCGGGTGATGAACCGAGCAGCCCACCCGACATCAGCGGCCTGAATCAGCTCAACCTGCACGGTACGCCGCTGCTCAAGCAAGCCGGCAGCGCCCGCAACGTACTGATCATTACTCTGGAAGGCGTGACCGGCGCCTACCTGCAAGCCAGTCGCCAGGCCATTGCTAGCAGTTACGCGCAAGACCCGATGCCGCGTCTGAGCCAGTGGGCCGAGCGCGGCATGCTCACGACCGATTACGTGCTGCACGGTCATCAGACCATCCGCGGCCTCTATGCGATGCTCTGCGGCGATTACAACAAACTCGACTCCGGCACCCCGAAAGGCGTCGAACTACTCAACAATCCAGCGCGCAGCGAGCAATGCCTGCCGGCACAACTGCGCGAGCGCGGCCTTAGCACGCATTTCCTGCAGGGGGCTGGGCTGCGCTTTATGGCCAAAGACCAGATCATGCCGCAGATGGGCTTCGACAAGACCCTGGGCCGCGACTGGTTCAAGAACAAGCCCTATATCGAGTTCCCCTGGGGCATGGACGACAAGGCCTACTTCGAGGGCGCGCTGGGTTACGTGCAACAGTTGCGCAAAAAGCGTCAGCCCTGGATGCTCACCCTGCTGACCGTGGGCACTCACCAGCCCTACTCCGCCCCGCAGGACTACCTGGACCGCCATCCCAGCGCAAAACTGGCGGCGATTGCCTATCTGGACGATGCCGTTGCCGACTTCCTCGACGCGTTGAAAAAACAGGGCGTGATGAAAGACACCCTGGTGATCGTCACTTCGGATGAATCCCATGGTCTGGAGAACGTTCGCCTGGCTTCGGCCTGGGGCTTCAACCTGCTGTTGTCTCCCGAGCAGGCGCAACTGCCCGCCATCAAGCAAGGCGTGTATGGCCATGTCGACCTGACCGCCTCGGTGCTCGACTACTTTGCCTTCCCGGTACCGAGCAATATCGCCGGCCTCTCATTGCTGCGCGATTACGCCACGGGCCGCAAGATCATCTCCTACACCAACGGCCTGCTGCGCCAGCATGACGGCAACGGCACGCTGACCGAGTGTGACTTCCAGAATGTCTGCCGGCGCTACACCAGCCCTGGCTTTATTGCCGAGAGCGCACATTACCTGGGCCGTTTCAGCGGCAAACCGGCGCGGTTGATCAGCCAGCAAGCAGCCCTGCTTGACCAATCACTAAGCAACGGCGGCCAGGCCGAGCAACGCTACCAGTTCGCCAACCTGCAACCCATCAAACTCAAACCCAGTGTCAGTGATGACTGGGCAGACAATCTGGTGGGTGCGCAGTACCTGACTCTGGGGGCGAATACCCAAACCACCGTGACCCTGAAAATCCGCGCGCTGCGCTTGGATAAACAGGGCGCCACGCTGCAATTGAAAACCAAGGAATACGACCGCAACGTCGATCTGGCGATCCCGCAACTGCCGCTGCTGACCCGTAACAAGTCCGTCGAAGTCAGCTTCACCTTCGACAACCCGCAAGCGCGCAAGGCGTTCTCCTTCCACCTGCTGGGCCAGGGTCAGGGCGCTATCGAGATTGTCGACTTCAGCGTCAGCAGCACACCGTTGCAGAGCGAAGAAGAACTGCTGGCCGCGCAAGAGGGCCTCGACGAGGTCGCACCCACGCCATAA
- a CDS encoding substrate-binding periplasmic protein: MQSQVIAGYAGHWFNSGIAMKWLWVCCLLSCSLNVSAQALRVGFGTHKPPYIFESEARGLEYDIVMTAAQRGGLEPVAYYAPMERLNLMLSKGQIDVIATTNERSGGSIFYSEPYIRYQNVAVALRSRNLDIQRISDLVSYSVNAFQRARFLLGSEYQAMAENNPRYREEAFQIARNRMLYSGRVDVVVNDMRILRYFNREVYTQVDVTQPLTLYPIFAATDYKLGCRQQAHCERFNQGLAAIRESGEYTLIERRYAMH; the protein is encoded by the coding sequence ATGCAGAGTCAGGTCATAGCCGGCTATGCTGGGCACTGGTTTAACTCGGGTATCGCTATGAAGTGGTTGTGGGTCTGTTGTTTGCTGTCGTGTAGCCTGAACGTCTCGGCGCAAGCCTTGCGCGTCGGCTTTGGTACGCACAAACCACCTTATATCTTCGAGAGTGAGGCTCGTGGCCTGGAGTACGACATCGTGATGACTGCCGCGCAGCGCGGAGGGCTGGAACCGGTGGCGTACTACGCGCCGATGGAGCGCTTGAATCTGATGCTGAGCAAGGGCCAGATCGACGTTATTGCGACCACCAATGAGCGCAGCGGCGGTTCTATTTTTTATTCGGAACCCTATATCCGCTACCAGAATGTCGCGGTGGCCCTGCGCTCGCGAAACCTGGATATTCAGCGCATCAGCGACCTGGTGAGTTACTCGGTCAATGCCTTTCAGCGCGCGCGCTTTCTCCTCGGTAGTGAGTACCAGGCGATGGCCGAAAACAATCCGCGCTACCGTGAGGAGGCGTTTCAGATTGCCCGCAATCGCATGCTCTACAGCGGTCGAGTGGATGTAGTGGTGAATGACATGCGTATCCTGCGTTACTTCAACCGCGAGGTGTACACCCAGGTCGATGTGACCCAGCCACTGACCCTGTATCCGATTTTTGCGGCCACCGACTACAAGCTAGGTTGTCGGCAGCAGGCCCATTGCGAACGCTTTAATCAGGGCTTGGCAGCGATTCGGGAAAGTGGCGAGTACACGCTTATCGAGCGCCGCTACGCCATGCACTGA
- a CDS encoding IS5 family transposase, with protein MKQMTFADAEYAGKRKQTRKELFLIKMDRVVPWKGLIALIEPHYPKGEGGRPSYPLMAMLRVHLMQNWFGYSDPAMEEALYETTILRQFAGLTLERIPDETTILNFRRLLETHELAAGILAVINGYLGDRGLSLRQGTIVDATLINAPSSTKNKNGKRDPEMHSTKKGNQYYFGMKAHIGVDDESGLVHSVVGTAANVADVTQVDKLLHGEENMVGADAGYTGVEKRPEHEGRQVIWQVAARRSTYKKLGKRSALYKAKRKIEKAKAQVRAKVEHPFRVIKRQFGYVKTRFRGLVKNTAQLVTLFALSNLWMARRHLLTNAGEVRP; from the coding sequence ATGAAGCAGATGACCTTCGCCGACGCCGAGTATGCCGGCAAGCGCAAGCAGACCCGCAAAGAATTGTTCCTGATCAAGATGGATCGGGTAGTGCCATGGAAAGGGTTGATCGCTTTGATCGAGCCGCATTATCCAAAGGGTGAAGGCGGCCGACCGTCCTATCCGCTGATGGCGATGCTGCGAGTGCATCTGATGCAAAACTGGTTCGGTTACAGCGATCCGGCGATGGAAGAGGCGCTGTACGAGACCACCATCCTACGCCAGTTTGCCGGGCTGACTCTGGAGCGCATTCCTGACGAAACCACCATCCTCAACTTCCGCCGCTTGCTGGAAACACACGAACTGGCTGCCGGCATCCTGGCCGTGATCAATGGCTACCTGGGTGACCGTGGTTTGTCGCTGCGCCAAGGCACCATCGTCGATGCCACGCTGATCAACGCGCCGAGTTCAACCAAGAACAAGAACGGTAAGCGTGACCCTGAGATGCACTCAACCAAGAAAGGCAATCAGTATTACTTCGGCATGAAGGCGCACATCGGGGTGGATGACGAGTCTGGCTTGGTGCACAGCGTGGTGGGTACTGCCGCCAACGTGGCGGATGTCACCCAGGTCGATAAGCTGCTGCACGGCGAGGAAAACATGGTGGGGGCCGATGCCGGATATACCGGTGTCGAGAAGCGCCCCGAGCATGAGGGCCGTCAAGTGATCTGGCAGGTTGCAGCACGGCGTAGCACTTACAAGAAACTCGGTAAGCGCAGCGCGCTGTACAAAGCCAAGCGCAAAATCGAGAAGGCCAAGGCCCAAGTGCGAGCCAAGGTCGAGCATCCGTTTCGGGTGATCAAGCGTCAGTTCGGTTATGTGAAGACGCGCTTCCGTGGCCTGGTCAAAAACACGGCGCAACTGGTGACTTTATTCGCGCTGTCAAATCTGTGGATGGCGCGCCGACATTTACTGACGAATGCAGGAGAGGTGCGCCCGTAA